TGGCTGGGGGGCTGAAAGTTGGTGCTTCTTCTCACAGGGGCTCCTGTGGCTCCTTCAGAGATGCCCCCAACCCACAAAGGGCTGGGGTATGCCCACTTCACCCAAATTTTCTTTATCCACCAACTTGTCTCTCAAATCTTTTGCAGCCCTAGGAATATAACAAAGCCTTCAGCTTTTGTCAGCTGAGGAATATTTGCTGCTCAAGGAGCCCTATTGGTCAAGTTTTGGGGTGACCTTGCACCAACTTCCTCTTGGCAAGGCCCCCTTCTGGTCCACTGGGAACACTCCTGCATCCTTTGGCCCCACAAACTCTGGGGCGAAGCTGGTTCTCACATCTTCAGAGAAGCACGTTTTGACTGAGGTTTTATGGATCACAGGAACCCCTTCTCCCAGTAGGCAGGGCAGGAGGCTGTTCAGATGATTCTTTTCCACCATTATACATTGTCAATGACCTacatgggaaaaacaaaacagcccTTCTGGGTGTTTTCTGAGCAGCTCAGACCCCATGGAGCCAAAATCTGGTCTCAATTTTGAAGATGCCAAGTCAAGTTTTGTTTTCTGTGGAAGAATCCAAGCCCCTcaattagtcagggttctccaaagaaacagaactcatctatctatctatctatctatctatctatctatctatctatctatctatctatctatctatctatctatctatctatcatgaGGAATTGGTTCACATGACCATAGCTGTAAATTTTGATAAAGGTATTTCTAAACTTTGGCAAGGGTGTAatccccaggggaagctggctgcctgaagttgaggcagaaattcttctttctgatttcagAAATCTTCAGTTCTAGCTTTTAAGACCACCTGATTACTCCAGTTACTTtcaccggaactgtagttggtgctggggtttaatatatacccaggggacctgaatctctggactgaccatgtgacagccaggccctgagcctcaacagacttgcaactcctacattctggtttattggacttaccccactcagctaacatggaggtgaagaaggtcaaccaccacaccagggagccaagagtgcctacaactgaaagcaggagaattgcatccagcatccatgtggaatcaaagccccctcttgatatagatgtggagtggacacaaccattctaaggtccacaggatggaggactagagtatggattagagtagacttactgatattctattcatgaactattgtgattagtaatcgaagaaactgtggcattggtatggagaaagtggccatggtggctgctgggggtagggagtgggaggaagagatgtgatgtggtggcatttttgggggttggagttgtcctgggtggtgctgcagggacatttaccggacattgtctgtcctcccatggctcactggatggaccgtgagagagtgtgggctatggtgtggaccactgaccatgaggtgcagcggtgctcagagatgtattcaccaaatgcaataaatgtctcatggtaatggaggaggttgttgttatggagggaggagtggggtgaaagagggctggggggtatatggggaccccatcTTTTTTgattgtaacatttaaaaaatcaaaaaagaccaaaaaaaattaaaaaaaaaaaagaccacctgattggatgagaagaCTTCTCACACTGCTGGGGCAATCTCCTTTGtagattgtagatgcaatcagccatagatgcaaccaAATGATTATAGATGCAACTCCATCTATAAAATACCCTCCCAGTaccatcaggccagtgctttgcttgaccaaacaactggacaccataacccagcCAAGTTGACTCATGGAATTAATGATCAGGGTGCTTATGTCAGGGCCATAGAAGACAATGTACAAAAGGGACACAGCAGGGACTAGGTGGAGTGGCCTAAAACAATCAGACTAATTACTTCATTCTGTAAAATCCATAGCCCCTGCTATGTGTCAAGTCCAGTTCTAGGGAGCCTGTGGGACAGCAGTGAATACGACAGACAAGACCTGCTTTATAAGGCTTTCGAGCTTGTGAAATGGAAACTACAAATGGAAGCAACAAAGGGACTGTGCATCAGGCTGAGCGAATCTAGCCGTCCACCCTTACGGATCTCTTGGGTTCCCTCGTAACCCATCTATTGTCTTTCCTCTAAAAGGACATCCTGAAGGGGAGTAAAGGTCTTGGGTCTCACCCTTTTCCTCTAAACTTCAAGGACGTCACTCTGTCCTTGGAGCAATCTGGTATGACTTTGTTCCCACTACAGGACTTGCTTTTCCTGCCTCTATGACCCTGTGATTTGGtctattttttcataatttgaatttttgttttgaaatatgtATACAGAGGTATGTGctttgtacacacacacatacacacgttaaaataaatcaataatcaCACACCAGATTCCTCAGGATGCTGCACCTGCACTTGGCAGCTGTGAAGAGGGATGACCCCTCAACTCAGGGGTCTCAGGCCTCCCCCCGGCCCTCAGTCTCTTCCTGGAAAGGCTCCAGGGGAAGCTCAGAACCACACTCAGATTACACAAGATTTTATAGACTCAGTATATGTCTGGGAGCCGAAAATATGCATTCATATTAGCCTTTAACACATCCTGGTAGCACTTTAAATCTTGTAACTTTCAATTCGtgataatgaatgaatgaatgataggaCTGACAACTTGACCTCTAGTACGAAGTGATTATAAAAACTCGATTGCAGCTTCTCGTAGCCAGAAATGACTTTGCAATGCAGGACCATCTGGGGTCTTcagagggtgggggctgggggcaggggcacacaggggaaggaaggaaggtgctGTTGGGAGGGCTGGCCACCCCCCAGGGAACCCAAACATCGCCAAGAGCTTTGCTGTGCCCCACTGCAGGGGACCAggaggcggggcgtggggggagggggcgggctcAGGGCACCATGTGCCACCACTTAAAGGAGAAGGGCTTCCTGCGCACGTTGGTGCCGCAGTGGACTTCCCCTTGCTTCACGTGGTAGTCGTAGAAGTCGTCGATGAAGGTGCAGCGGAGGCCGAGCGGCTCCAGCAGGGACCGCACCTTCTCCTCCAGGCAGCAGCGGCCGTCGATGATGGGCCCGAAGGGCTTGGGGATGCCCAGGTGCTTCCCCAGCACCAGCATGTTGACCTGCAGGCCGGTGTGGTCCCAGGTCAGAGGCGGCaggctcccctccctcctctgacCTTGGGAAACAGCAGCTCCTCCGGgcacatggggaaactgaggcccagggagggaagTAGATTGCCCAAGACCAGGAGCTAGTCTCTGACTTACCCCCAAGGTCCACGTGCTTCACCACCCCGACACCTGCCACCTCTGGCAAACCCTAGGCCCAGCTCAAAGACCTCCCCCTCTCCGAAACCACCCGGACCTCTCGGCCCTCTGGCAAGCAGTCTCTCCTCCTCCGCGCTCCCACAGCTCGCAGCGCCGCGCCCGGCGCACGGGAGACCCAGAGTGCCTCTCCCTCCACTGGGAGTGAAGGCCTCCCCCTTGGCAGCCTTTCTGTGTGTTCTAGCTGGCGTCAATGCCTCTGACTCCTGCGTATTGGGAGGTGGCCTGGTGAGGTGCAAGAGGAGGGTTTTGACTCCAGCCAACGGGAGTTTGAATTCCAGCTTCACTACTCAACAGCTGGGTGACCTCGGGCACGTCCCTTCACCGTTCTGGGCCTCATCAGCTACACGAGCCCCAAAACATGTCCATTGATGCGACGATGAGAACCAATACGCcaagcactgtgcctggcacacaggaggtGCTTAGGAGATGTAGCTCCCTGGAGACCCCTGCAGTCCCCCCAGGTCCTGGGTGACTGAATGGGTGTCTCGTTCTCTCTCATGGCTTGGCCAGAGCACGGGCTGAGCTCGTTGCACTCTTAATGTCCCTGCCTGCTCCACGCCCACTGATTGAATTGTTCGAGATGCTTCATCCTCTGGCCATTGGCACCAGCTGCTTTCCTGAGCATGGGAGCCTGGCTGGGCCAAACCCAAGAGGAAAGAAGTTGCCTGAGGCCAAGGAATTTTATTCAGGGGGCAGGAGGGTAGGAGTGCCCCCTTCTCCCAAGGAACCCTTTGTTGGAAACAAAATGTTTTGCAGAGCCTCAATGTAGGAAACAGAAAAGTTGAACCACTGGGTTTACGGCACTGCCTTGGAACCCTAGGGTCTAGGGAACCCAGTTTGAAAACCACGGTGTCAGGGGCTCCTGGCTCCTCCCAGAACTGTAACCCCCAGCCCCGTCGGCAGGAGGGGGTGGCTGAGGAGCCCCAGTAGAACAGGGTGAAGCTTCCGCCTGGTCCTTGGGTATGATTTGGAGAGAGGCAGTAAAGTCAGAGGGAAGGTAAAAAGACAGCATGACTTCCAGGTAGGGCCAGTGGGTCACAGCCACAAGCTCCCAGCCGAGGTGGCCGCACcctccagcctgccttcaccagggcCACCTCCTCCGAGAGGCCTGCCTGGACCACCCAGGCTGCAGCAGTGGCCCCATGTTTACGTCCTTCGTGAGGCAGAACGCCGCCTGCAAGCATCCCGTTGGCTGCCCGACTCCCTCCCGGCAGGCCGGGGCCGCGCGGCGTTTTGGCCACCCGGCTCGGAAGCCGAGCTCCCCTACTGCCAGCCGCGTGCGCTCCTGCAGGAGGCGTCACCTCCCTGCGCCCCTCCCGGGAAGGGGAGGCGGTCGTGGTCCCTAAGGCCCGGGTTTTTGCGCGATTCATGGAGGAGCTCTGTCCCTGGAAAGGGCCTTGCGCATCCCAGCCACCCTCCCGGGAGCCCAGCTGGCCTCCTGCCAggctgccccccccccgcccccgcctgcgCCCCTGGGGTTCCGAGGCCCCTCACGAGCGAGTGCTGCTGCGCCGCCGCCTCCTCACCATGTCTGGAAAAAAGGCCTCGGCCTTCAGGCTGTTGCTGGATTTCTCGACGAGCTTGAAGAGCTGCGGGATGTCGAGGATGTCGCGGTCAGCCAGGCCCAGCTCGCGCTTCAGGACCTCCCGGTTCCAGTCGATGCAGCCCTGGGGAGGCGTGGGGAgggtggtgggcgtggccgggcaacgggggggggggggcgggtaggagGGGCCTGGGGTGCCTGGCTGTTGGGGCAGCTGCTGGGAGGAGCTGGGGGTTGCTGCAGAGGACCTCTGCCGGGCACTGCTGGGGAGAtgctggggggctgctgggggtaCTTGGGAGGGTTTGGGGGACTGCTGGGAGGCTAGTGGGGGGACTGATGGGGGCTGCCtagggggctgctgggggctctGGGGAGCAGGACTgagcctcctcctctcctttcttcccctccacctctcccccttccccctccatccCTTTCCTGCTCCCTCcgtctctccccctgccccctctgtctctccctctgcctcctccgcccctccccctgcccccctgccccttcTGTCCCTCCCTCAGTCTTGGGTCTGGCTTCTGCTCCTGTGAGTCTGTCCTCCGGACTTCGGACTCCGCGGCCGCTCCCTGTCTGTCCCTCTGTTCCTGGGGTTTCTCCTCTGACCTGCTGTGACTCCAGTCTCCTGACTTGCCCCTTTTCCAAGCCTTCCCTGGGGGTGTCCCCTTGTGTGAGGTCTCTCTCTCAGGCACACACACGTTTACCCAAACCCCAGGGGTGCCTGTGGGCCCGGGTGGCTTGTGGAAGGCTCCTGACAGCGCCTCTAACTGCAGGGGCAGGCGGCTGGAGTGGGAGGGCAGGTCCACCCAAAGCCGGGCTGGTACCTGCGCATATGTGTTATGTTCTTGCAATTTCTTATCCGACagaatgtcttttattttgtgCAGTTTTTTTCCTGccatggagaaatagaaaaaaaagaaaggcaaatgaATTCAAGAGTCGGTTTCCCTCTTCCTGGTAGGTGCAGCAGGGAGTtggtttcccatctgtaaaactggGAACGTACAGGTTCGCTGCGAGCTTCTGGGTAGCAATGCCTTTGAATAATACCTTtgctaaaatattttatcaaagtgTCAGTTCTCATTCAAAGCATCAGCTCTCACCTCCTTATCTTCTCTTATCTCCAAAGAGATTTTGCTTACCGGGGAAAATGGAGGCATGGCATCGTCCTGAGCCACACAACACACTGGAGGTTTAAGTGAAAACCCTCCTCCTCTAACTGTGGCTCATGGCTGCAAAAAAGTAGTATTTCACCCCATTCTCCAGCCAGTCTTCAAACACATTGTGCTTTCTCCAGCCTCTGAGTCTTTGAatatctcccctctcctcctcccatcaCCGCATTTACCTGGCCACCTTCCTGCTCCCACCTGGTccccacctcctccaggcagTCTTCCCTGAGCCCTGCCTCGGACACCCCCAAAGTCCCTGGGCTGTGACTGTGTCCCCCTGGACTGTGAGCCCCGACGGCAGGGAGCCCCCCTGCCCTGTTGATACAGCGACCCCAGCACTTAGGCTGGCACTggagcctggcacacagtaggtgctcagaaaATATCTGCCAGCTGAGCGATTCCATCCGGCAACAGGAGACGGTGGGCCGGCAGAGGAAGACCCCCGCAGACAGACGCGCGGTCACTTACGCATGATGCCCTCGAACAGCAGCGCCTCCCCGTGGCCCTTCTGCTGCTGCTCTCGGAACAGTTGGTAGCAGGACCGGGGGCTGGCCAGGAGCAGCCGGAAGCCCTGGGGGTCGGAAACACTGGGTGGGAGGTTGGCTTTGCCCCCGAGAATCCCAGGAGGGGGTGCCGGGAGGATGGGCCTGGTCCCAGGCTGGCCCCTcctccactccccctccccccgaggTGAGGGTGAAAGTAGGGTCAGGCCTATGAGGTGGGGCCTCCCAGGCAGAGCTCAGAGCTGAAACCCAAGAAGGAGGCACGGGGCCTCCTCCAGGCAGGCCCCCAGACTGCACCTTCCTGTCAGGCGCTGGAACGAAGCTCAGGAACTCGTCCACGTGGCCCACGTACAGCCAGTCGGAGTAGAGCTTCACAGGGGCCTGCACCTGCTGGGCACTAAGGAAGTCCTGCAGGACCTGGTGCATATCCCGGCTCTGAGGGCTGCCGACACAGGGGTAAAGGAGTGTTATGGGGGTCAGCAGGACGGTGTCCGAGGGGCTGGGGACTTGGCAAAAGGGAGGGATTCAGGAGGCTGGGATGGCTTCTCGCCTTTATTATATTCCTGAGAATGTGCAGAATTTAGGAATTGTCATTCCAGTTTTAttggggggaaactgaggcacagggtgACTCAGGTAAACAGGATGGAACTCAGTCTGAGAAAGCACTGCTGGGGGACCCGGCCTGGATGCTGGTGTTGAGGGGTTTGGAGCCAGCCTGCCCCCGTTCGTGACCCTTGTCGGCTGTGTGGCCTAGGGGACACTCCTTTGTCTCTTGGAGCCTCAGTTCTCTCCTGGCCCTGGCCTATGCATGATCTAGCTCCTGCCTAACTCTCTTCCCCTTGCTCAGTCTATTCTAGCCACCCTGGCAGCCTAGAACATTCCACGTgcattcctgcctcagggccttcgcacgtgctttttttttcaagatttattttttatttatttctccctccctccccgtccccccagttgtctgctctctgtgtccattcactgtgtgttcttctgtgaccatttctatccttatcagtggcactgggaatctgtgtttctttctgttgtgtcatcttgttgtgtcagctctccgtgtgggcggtgccattcctgggcaggctgcactttctttcgcacagggcgacgctccttacagggtgcactccttgcacgtggggctcccctatgcaggggagaccctgcatggcacagcactccttgcgcacataagtgttgcacatgggccagctccacacgggtcaaggaggcccggggtttgaactgcagacctcccatgtggtaggcggacaccctaaccactgggccaagtccacttccccctgcaCGTGCTCTTTCAGCTGCCTGAACACATTGCCCCAGATCACCACGTGGCCATGTCCTTCTCAGCATCAGGCCTCAGCTCCAAAGCCCCCCTCCTGCCACCCTTACTAATGCACTTCCTTCTGCCCCTCTCTATCCCCTTGAcctattttgttattttctttatttgaaattatcttgtttgtttacttttctaTTATCTGTCTCACCCATGAAAATAGTGGCATGGACTTGTGTCTGGCATGTTTGTGGCTATATCCCAGCTCCTAACTTAGTTCTTGGCGCATAGTAAGTGCTTATTACATATTCACTGCCTGAAAGGTGTAAGCAGCGGACCCGGGATTTGAACTTGGTCCAACGGGGCCCCAAAGCCGTGTTCCTTGCCCAGCACTTCGAGTGCTCTCCCAGGCTCTCTTTAGTcgggggcgggcaggggaggcTTCCAGCTCTGACCTCTGCTTTTCCACAGCATCCCTGAGCCCTGgcgcccctcctctccccctcctcacctGGGGTAACTGCTGTTCCCAATGAGAATCCTGCCCAGCGGGTATTCCTTATCTCCAACAGTGACTGGGGGGCTCACTTCCAGGTTCCCAAAAGAGTCAAGGCCAGTGACCAGTCCTGTCTGAGGATTTTGAGTTACGTAGCCAAAATCTGGACCCTGAGACAGAAGTACATGCCAAGATTTAGGGAAACGATTCCCTGGTAAAGGGAGGGTGGGGTATCAAGTTTCAAGAATAATTTGGCTGCAAGAAGGAATTCACTGTCAGTGGCCAGCACACAGGAGctgctgttatttatttttctgtgcaAAATTGAAGGAACATTGAATCAGCAGGCAAGGAAAAGGCCTCCTGCTGCCACGTAATGTGTGCTTTGCAAACCTTAGAGTGGGCGTAATAATGAAGACACAAAATACTGCTTTCATTCCTCttggcagatgaggaaactaagctCAGAGTGGTGATGTGACTTCCTTGGGTCCTTAACCAGTTTGAGGGAGCGCCGGGCTTCGAGCTGTCTCTATAGCAGGCACTCTTGGTCCACTCCGCTGCCTCCCTGATCTGGGGCTGGAATGAGCTTCACAGCAGCCAATGGTGTGGCAGTTCATCCTGTGCGCCAGCGTGCCTAAGGGCTAGTGCCCGGTTATTTAATCCCACACAGACctaggtgttgctgtgaaggtgTATGTGACATGAGTAACGATGTGCAGTGTCTACCCTCGGCCGACTTTAAGTAAAGGACATTATCCTCAATAATGTGGCTggacctcatccaatcagttggagaccTTCAGAGCAAAATCCGAGGTTTCCCAGAGAAGCAAATATTCTGCAGCATCAAGTCCTGCTTATCTAGCCTACCTTCCTTCTGTACAGCTCTTGGACTCAAGACTGCCATGCCAACTCCACCCTGATTCCAgcctgcccacctgccctgcaGTTCCAAACTGGCCAGTCCCTCAActcgtgagccaattccttaaaatatacCCATCAATCTGTGCTATcggttctgtttctctgcagaACCCCGGCTGTACAGTAGGGtgcctccccttccccttgcagAGCAGGATGCTCCTTGGAAAACCATTCATTGTAGCAAACTTTGCACCCCACACTCTTTTCTCTGCTTTCCGTGGGTGCTTTCCTGGGTGACCAGCTCCCAGGGCTTGGCGTGCAGGCCTGGGGTCTGCCTGGGAAAGCAGGGAGGCATGGGGGTTAAGGGCAAGCTCAAGGAGCCAAAGGGCCTGGCTTCAAGTCCAACTCCTCCACTCACGTTCCatgtgaccttggaaaagttacttcacctctctgagcctcagttgcctcatctgtaaaatggacctGTTAAGTGCAACTGCATGAAAGATTGTCAGAAGAATTAAATGAGTCACTGCGTGTAAAGAATCTAGCATTGTGCCTGACACAGAACACATCAGTAAATGTCACTATGATTATTCTGTGCTGAACCTACTACCCGGCTGTTCAAGCATGACTcatcccacccccaaccccaacgTGCACCCTGATAAGTCACCCCGAGTGGAGACACCACTCTGACCCTGAAAATGACCGTATCACCATGGAGGTCCTGCAGGCTACACCCCACCCAAAAGACAGCACTCCCACTGGACGCTCCCGCTGGCAGCAAGAGTGTCTCCAGCGGAACAGGGATGTGCAAGCCTGCCCCACCTCCTCGGCGGGGTGACTTTGAGGGCAAGGTGAGGTGGACCCGGCTTTGGGAGATGAGGAGGCGCCAGATCTTATCATGGTAACAACAAAGATGCAAGCCCCATCTGCACAATCCTTCATGTGTGGGAGTTCCTGCTGCAGGAGCAGGGGTGCGCAGGccgcggggcggggtggggggacccGGGCTACCAGAGAAGGGGCTCAAGGCAAGTGGGTTGGGCAGGTGGTGGCGCCCCCACCCCCGGCAGGTACCAACCAGCACGCGCTTGATGGGGAAGTCCTTCAGGCCGCGGTTCCGCGGGGAGTCGAAGACCACGGGCATCGTTTTGTGCGGGGCTTGGATGTAGCCGATCTCCATTTCATCCTGTGCGGAGCGAGCGGAAAGAAGGCGGTTGGGGGCTGCCCGGGCGTGACACCCAGCAgaggggcggggagcctgcaacCATCGCGCTCTCTCACCCCTGCGGCAGGAGCCGATCTGTGCAAAAGAGTCAACCCCAGAGAAGGGACCCTGAGAAAGCAGAGCTTATTGTCCTGTACCTGCCCAGCGCACAAGCCTGCTGTGAAACCCCAGCTGTGTCCCGCACGCCTCCTGCTGCCGTGTGCCCTGGGCGGGGAGCCGGGGGCCCCCATGGAGGAgacccaggccctgccctcaaggaacctGTTCCTCAAGGCTAGATGGTCAGGGAGCGGGGCAGTTACCGTGCCAGTGCTGGGGCAAGTCTAGGGGTCTGTGGGCACACGGGGCAGGGGTGACCCAGGGAGGTGGCACAGGCCACAGGAGACTTCCTGGAGGGGGCTGCTAAGCTGAGGCCTGGAGGGTGAGTAAGAGTAGCCTGCTGCCCCCCACAAAAGGAGGGCAGGTAAGACCCTGGCTGGGCAGGTGGGGTGGAGTAGGTGGGGCTGGTGTTCAGAGGTGAATCTGGTGCAAATCCTGCTCCCAGGACCTCGTATTCTAGTTGGCAGATGTGATACGGGATATTAATCACTCTTAGGGTGAACCATCTGAGATTGTAATTTTGTAAGTAAAAAGTGGTGGCACCGGCAATTTCAGATGGTTCATCCTAATGAAGACAGAATGCCAAGACAGCAAGAGAGAATGCCATTCGGAGTGTTAGAAGAAAGCGAGGTACATTTCCAAGGGAGGGTTGGGGTGCTTAAGGAGGGGGACATTGGAGCTGGTGTTGGATGGGCCTGATTGGCACATGGGGGCCGGGGGTGGGAAGGGCAGGCCTGGGagaaggaacagcatgtgcaaaggtacAGAAGTGGGAAAGCAGAGGGCAGAGGCTGGAGGCAGATCAGGGGAAGGTAAAGGAGGCTCAATGCAGCTCCCCAGCTGCCCAGTGGTCATCTGCCTATGCCAGGTGCTGGGGTGCGGAGCTGAATGAGGCCCAGTGGTTTCTGCCCTCGAGGATCTCAGGGTGCAATGGGAGAGATGGGCTCGATAGCAGAACAGGTGACACAGTGTCACGGGTGCAGTGACAGGCTGGCCCTGGGTTAGGAAGGCAGTGGGTTGGGAGCAACTTGAAAGCAGGCATGGGAGCCCCAGAAAGTGCTGAGCAGGGGTGGGCCTGGGCTGCTGGCCAAGCCCAGGAGGCCTGCTTGGAGGGGGCCACTGGAGGGGAGGTTGGCTTCAGCCTCCTGAGCTTTGTGCCATTGTCCAAGGCCGCCTGAGAGCGGAAGCAGGAAGGCTGGGCCCTCGGTGGCCCTCGGGGAGGATCCCTGTAATCGTTTGCCCGAGCTCGCTTAAGCTCCCTGCCGTCCCGCAGCAGGGTGGCCAGCAAGGTGCCAGGCTGAGCCTCAGGCTCCCAGGCCCCCAGTGTCCCACGACCCTCTGGGTGCTTCATCCCCACGTGCCCAGCCCTCTCCCCTGCTGGGCCACGCACCTGCATCCACTGGTCGTCCATGTTCTCCTCCTCGGGGCAGATGACCAGCTTGCACTTGGCTTTCTTGGCCAGGGTGTTCACTGCCTTCAGGAAGCAGTCATTTTCAATGATCCTGGAAAGAGCAGAAGAGCTGCTCCCCAGGGCTCTAGACTCTGCGGCCAGTGGCCCCGCTAGGCTCTGAGGGGCGCTTAGGGGTGGTACAGGCGCTCAGGCCTGGATGGAGTAGGTGCTCAGGGGCTCGGCCTGCCTCTGCTCTTAGCGGGCATGACCTCATCCAGAACTCGTCACCACCCGTGAGGCAGCACCAGCAGGTTCCCCCTTCCACCGAGGAGGACACAGAGCAGGGGGGCCACTGCCTGGGCTCGTGTCACTGAGGACAAGCACTGGGGTCAGAACCCAGGCTCTCTGGTGTTCTaactgttgagaaataaaaaagcataaccttgcagaaaaaatatcaaatgaaCGACTCCTGCACTCTGCTTCTGTCATCTAACAAACCACTCTTGCCACCCCCACTTCTGTACATCAGCCTGCAAAAGCACTGCCTTGTACCtgccttctgtttcttttttttttttttagatttattttgtttatttctctccccttccccccgccccagttgtctgttctctgtgtccatttgctgcgtgttcttctttttgtccgcttctgttgttgtcagtggcaccgggaatctgtgtttctttttgttgcgtcatcttgctgtgtcagctctcagtgtgtg
Above is a genomic segment from Dasypus novemcinctus isolate mDasNov1 chromosome 9, mDasNov1.1.hap2, whole genome shotgun sequence containing:
- the PADI4 gene encoding protein-arginine deiminase type-4 isoform X2, which codes for MKAASGSMSDRKVQISYYSPKGPPVKALLYLTGVEISLQADISRTGKLKPAGTLKDQGTWTWGPYGQGAILLVNCDKDNPRSATMDCEDDVVRDHRDLQDMSLMTLRTQTPGNFFTKHRLVLHVARSEMDKVRVFQAKRGELVSKAEVVLGPEQPSHPLEVPGGQHTAVFYLEGLAFPDASFRGLITLTVSLLDTSNPRLPEALVFQDSVVFRVAPWIMTPNTQPPQEVYACRIIENDCFLKAVNTLAKKAKCKLVICPEEENMDDQWMQDEMEIGYIQAPHKTMPVVFDSPRNRGLKDFPIKRVLGPDFGYVTQNPQTGLVTGLDSFGNLEVSPPVTVGDKEYPLGRILIGNSSYPSPQSRDMHQVLQDFLSAQQVQAPVKLYSDWLYVGHVDEFLSFVPAPDRKGFRLLLASPRSCYQLFREQQQKGHGEALLFEGIMRKKLHKIKDILSDKKLQEHNTYAQGCIDWNREVLKRELGLADRDILDIPQLFKLVEKSSNSLKAEAFFPDMVNMLVLGKHLGIPKPFGPIIDGRCCLEEKVRSLLEPLGLRCTFIDDFYDYHVKQGEVHCGTNVRRKPFSFKWWHMVP
- the PADI4 gene encoding protein-arginine deiminase type-4 isoform X1 → MMAQGAVIRVAPEQPAHAVCVLGTRTPLDVFSSAPKNCTSFGIDASPEVVVQVGPSPPAKKKPKGSSKWPLDLELEVTVRMKAASGSMSDRKVQISYYSPKGPPVKALLYLTGVEISLQADISRTGKLKPAGTLKDQGTWTWGPYGQGAILLVNCDKDNPRSATMDCEDDVVRDHRDLQDMSLMTLRTQTPGNFFTKHRLVLHVARSEMDKVRVFQAKRGELVSKAEVVLGPEQPSHPLEVPGGQHTAVFYLEGLAFPDASFRGLITLTVSLLDTSNPRLPEALVFQDSVVFRVAPWIMTPNTQPPQEVYACRIIENDCFLKAVNTLAKKAKCKLVICPEEENMDDQWMQDEMEIGYIQAPHKTMPVVFDSPRNRGLKDFPIKRVLGPDFGYVTQNPQTGLVTGLDSFGNLEVSPPVTVGDKEYPLGRILIGNSSYPSPQSRDMHQVLQDFLSAQQVQAPVKLYSDWLYVGHVDEFLSFVPAPDRKGFRLLLASPRSCYQLFREQQQKGHGEALLFEGIMRKKLHKIKDILSDKKLQEHNTYAQGCIDWNREVLKRELGLADRDILDIPQLFKLVEKSSNSLKAEAFFPDMVNMLVLGKHLGIPKPFGPIIDGRCCLEEKVRSLLEPLGLRCTFIDDFYDYHVKQGEVHCGTNVRRKPFSFKWWHMVP